In Geopsychrobacter electrodiphilus DSM 16401, a single window of DNA contains:
- a CDS encoding MFS transporter — protein MVSAEQRPMLRFLIVQTTASVVGLQCWMILFNNFAVESAGLNGLQIGIIGSMREIPGFLALLAIFVLLLIREHKLSALSIICLGIGIGLTGVFPSFTGLVITTLIMSFGFHYYETTNQSLTLQYFDTVTSPLVFGRLRSLAAATSIGVGLLLFLLGLVCSYEVMFLAVGSLILAAGLWGLQQDPTHTRVPPQHRKMIFRKKYALYYFLTFMAGARRQIFIAFSVYLLVEVFHCTLTEITLLFVVNNAVNYLLSPRIGRAIVRFGERKVLSLEYAGLIAIFMVYAFSGSKIVVILMYILDHILFNFAIAIRTYFQKVADPQDIAPSMAVGFTINHVAAVVMPAIGGALWLVDYRIPFIFGALLALVSLLAVQRIPQFSDPDLKGSASALGT, from the coding sequence ATGGTTTCAGCCGAACAGCGCCCGATGTTGCGCTTCTTGATTGTCCAGACCACGGCCTCGGTGGTCGGACTTCAGTGCTGGATGATCCTGTTCAACAACTTTGCCGTGGAATCCGCCGGTCTCAATGGTCTGCAGATCGGGATCATCGGTTCGATGCGCGAGATCCCCGGCTTTCTGGCGCTACTGGCAATTTTCGTGCTGCTGCTGATCCGCGAGCACAAACTCTCAGCGCTCTCCATCATCTGTCTCGGCATCGGCATCGGTCTGACCGGGGTCTTCCCCAGCTTCACCGGTCTGGTGATCACCACGCTGATCATGAGCTTCGGGTTTCACTACTACGAGACCACCAATCAGTCGCTGACCCTGCAGTATTTCGACACCGTCACATCGCCGCTGGTTTTCGGCAGATTGCGTAGCCTGGCGGCGGCGACCAGCATCGGCGTTGGCCTGTTGCTGTTTCTGCTCGGCCTGGTCTGCAGCTACGAAGTTATGTTTCTGGCGGTCGGCAGTCTGATCCTCGCCGCGGGTCTCTGGGGCCTGCAGCAGGACCCGACTCATACCCGCGTGCCGCCGCAGCATCGCAAGATGATCTTCCGCAAGAAGTATGCACTCTATTATTTTCTGACCTTTATGGCCGGCGCCCGACGTCAGATTTTTATCGCCTTTTCGGTCTATCTGCTGGTCGAGGTCTTTCACTGTACGCTGACCGAGATCACCCTGCTGTTTGTCGTCAACAACGCGGTCAATTATCTGCTGAGTCCCAGGATCGGGCGGGCCATCGTCCGCTTCGGCGAACGCAAGGTCCTGTCGCTTGAGTATGCCGGCCTCATCGCTATTTTCATGGTCTACGCCTTCAGCGGCTCTAAAATCGTGGTCATCCTGATGTACATTCTTGATCATATCCTATTCAATTTCGCCATCGCCATCCGCACCTACTTCCAGAAGGTCGCGGATCCACAGGACATCGCCCCGAGTATGGCGGTCGGCTTCACCATCAATCATGTTGCCGCGGTGGTCATGCCGGCCATCGGCGGGGCACTCTGGCTGGTTGATTATCGCATCCCCTTTATTTTCGGCGCCCTTCTCGCCCTGGTTTCCTTGTTGGCCGTACAACGTATTCCGCAATTCTCCGACCCCGATCTCAAAGGGAGCGCTTCAGCCTTAGGGACCTGA
- a CDS encoding PP2C family protein-serine/threonine phosphatase, whose amino-acid sequence MSEDLQLAAKVHYGFLPDDFDDDRLNIAISLRPLHALGGDYCSILPLGKDRILVAICDAVGHGVSAALFAARINTYILTQARPDLIPCDLVADLNAYLCKRLGDTGMYTTFYALLLDFESGNMSLTGAAHPPVLQLQQGQERCREWESIITYLGIADPMPLLCGSERLPLKTGDRFLIYSDGLIEVEDVAGQAFGIERLSRSFIAHRHLSGQALNQAILSEAESYAGFGFQDDVLLMSITLK is encoded by the coding sequence ATGTCAGAAGACCTGCAACTCGCGGCCAAGGTTCATTACGGTTTCCTGCCCGATGATTTTGACGATGACCGTCTGAACATTGCGATTAGTCTGCGCCCTCTGCATGCTCTCGGCGGGGACTACTGCAGCATTCTTCCCCTGGGGAAAGACCGGATACTGGTCGCTATCTGCGATGCGGTTGGTCATGGTGTCTCGGCGGCCCTTTTTGCCGCGCGGATCAATACCTATATCCTCACCCAGGCCAGGCCCGATCTGATCCCCTGTGATCTGGTTGCCGATCTGAACGCCTACCTGTGTAAACGCCTGGGCGATACTGGCATGTATACAACATTTTATGCACTGTTGCTGGATTTTGAATCCGGCAACATGTCCCTGACGGGGGCAGCCCACCCACCGGTCCTGCAACTGCAACAGGGGCAAGAGCGCTGCCGGGAATGGGAATCGATCATTACCTATCTCGGCATCGCCGACCCAATGCCGCTGCTTTGTGGTTCAGAGCGTCTGCCATTAAAAACCGGTGATCGGTTTCTGATCTATTCTGATGGCTTGATAGAGGTGGAAGACGTCGCGGGGCAGGCCTTCGGGATCGAAAGGTTGTCCCGGAGTTTTATTGCACATCGCCATCTCAGCGGTCAGGCATTGAATCAGGCCATACTCTCTGAGGCCGAGTCATACGCGGGGTTTGGTTTTCAGGATGATGTTTTGCTGATGAGCATTACGCTTAAGTAG
- the katG gene encoding catalase/peroxidase HPI, whose translation MNEANKCPVTGRTSKQVAGGGTSNRDWWPNQLNLKILHQNSSLSNPMGEVFNYAEEFKSLDLSAVKQDLFALMTDSQDWWPADYGHYGGLFIRMAWHSAGTYRTGDGRGGAGSGSQRLAPLNSWPDNVNLDKARRLLWPIKQKYGKKISWADLMILAGNCALESMGFKTFGFAGGREDIWEPEEDIYWGSEDEWLGDKRYKGDRELDNPLAAVQMGLIYVNPEGPNGEPDPVASGIDVRETFARMAMNDAETVALVAGGHTFGKCHGAGDAAHVSPEPEGAGIEEQGLGWKSSFGSGKGGDTIGSGIEGAWKPNPTKWDMGYLKVLFKYEWELVKSPAGAHQWLARDVAAEDMVVDAYDSSKKHRPMMTTADLSLKMDPVYNPIAKRYHDNPEEFADAFARAWFKLTHRDMGPRSRYLGAEVPEEELLWQDPIPAVTHKLIDLQEITALKAKILATGLSVSQLVTTAWASASTFRGSDKRGGANGARIRLAPQKDWKVNQPAQLKRVLQTLEGIQKEFNSAQAGGKKVSLADLIVLGGCAAVEKAAKNAGHNVTVPFTPGRMDATQEQTDVEAFAVLEPDADGFRNYLKTKYSVSAEELLLDRAQLLTLTAPEMTVLIGGLRVLKTNFGESPYGVFTKRPETLTNDFFVNLLDMRTTWKATSKVDDLFEGRDRTTGELKWTGTRADLIFGSHSLLRAVAEVYACKDSQEKFLHDFVAAWNKVMNLDRFDLA comes from the coding sequence ATGAATGAAGCAAACAAGTGCCCGGTCACGGGCAGAACCAGCAAACAAGTAGCTGGCGGCGGCACCTCGAACCGCGATTGGTGGCCGAACCAGTTGAACCTTAAGATACTTCATCAGAACTCTTCCCTGTCCAATCCTATGGGCGAAGTGTTCAACTACGCTGAGGAGTTCAAGAGTCTTGACCTTTCTGCCGTTAAGCAGGATCTCTTTGCGCTGATGACCGACTCTCAGGATTGGTGGCCGGCCGACTACGGTCACTACGGCGGGCTCTTCATCCGCATGGCCTGGCACAGCGCAGGGACATACCGCACGGGAGATGGCCGCGGCGGAGCAGGGTCAGGTAGCCAGCGTCTTGCGCCGCTTAACAGCTGGCCCGACAACGTGAACCTCGACAAGGCGCGCCGTCTGCTTTGGCCGATCAAGCAGAAATACGGCAAGAAAATCTCCTGGGCCGACCTGATGATCCTCGCCGGCAACTGCGCGCTGGAGTCGATGGGTTTTAAGACCTTCGGGTTTGCCGGCGGCCGCGAAGATATCTGGGAACCGGAAGAGGACATTTACTGGGGATCAGAGGACGAGTGGTTGGGGGATAAGCGCTATAAAGGCGACCGCGAACTCGACAATCCCCTTGCCGCTGTGCAGATGGGCCTGATCTACGTGAATCCGGAAGGGCCTAACGGCGAACCGGATCCTGTCGCGTCGGGTATCGACGTACGGGAGACCTTCGCGCGCATGGCGATGAACGACGCAGAGACCGTCGCACTTGTCGCCGGCGGACACACCTTCGGAAAATGCCATGGTGCTGGCGATGCCGCCCATGTCAGCCCTGAGCCGGAAGGCGCCGGCATTGAAGAACAGGGCCTCGGCTGGAAGAGCAGTTTCGGCAGCGGCAAAGGCGGCGATACGATCGGCAGCGGGATCGAGGGCGCCTGGAAGCCGAACCCCACCAAATGGGACATGGGTTATCTGAAGGTCCTCTTTAAATACGAGTGGGAGCTGGTTAAGAGCCCGGCCGGCGCTCATCAGTGGCTGGCGAGGGATGTAGCCGCAGAGGACATGGTGGTTGACGCATACGACTCATCGAAGAAGCACCGTCCGATGATGACCACGGCGGACCTCTCGCTGAAAATGGATCCCGTCTATAACCCGATTGCTAAGCGCTACCACGACAACCCTGAAGAGTTCGCGGATGCCTTCGCCCGTGCCTGGTTCAAGCTGACCCACCGCGACATGGGCCCGCGCTCGCGTTATCTCGGCGCGGAAGTGCCTGAGGAAGAGCTCCTCTGGCAGGACCCGATCCCCGCGGTCACGCATAAATTGATTGATCTGCAGGAGATCACCGCCCTTAAGGCGAAGATCCTCGCTACTGGGCTCTCTGTCTCACAACTGGTCACGACGGCCTGGGCGTCTGCATCCACCTTCCGCGGCTCCGACAAACGCGGCGGGGCCAACGGGGCGCGCATCCGGCTCGCCCCGCAGAAGGATTGGAAAGTTAACCAGCCCGCCCAACTGAAGCGCGTGCTGCAGACCCTTGAGGGAATTCAAAAGGAGTTCAACAGCGCGCAGGCGGGCGGGAAGAAGGTTTCCCTCGCCGACTTGATTGTATTGGGGGGCTGTGCAGCGGTTGAGAAAGCTGCGAAGAATGCCGGCCATAATGTGACCGTCCCCTTCACGCCGGGACGCATGGATGCGACACAGGAGCAAACCGACGTGGAGGCATTCGCCGTACTCGAACCAGACGCAGACGGGTTCCGTAACTATCTCAAAACCAAATACAGCGTATCGGCAGAGGAGCTGCTGCTTGATCGGGCTCAGTTACTAACCTTGACCGCTCCCGAGATGACGGTTCTCATTGGCGGCTTGCGTGTCTTGAAGACAAACTTCGGAGAGTCCCCATATGGCGTCTTCACCAAGCGGCCAGAGACGCTCACCAATGATTTTTTCGTGAATCTGCTCGACATGCGCACCACCTGGAAGGCGACCTCAAAAGTCGATGATCTCTTCGAAGGCCGTGATCGCACCACGGGCGAACTCAAGTGGACCGGCACCCGTGCCGATCTCATTTTCGGTTCGCACTCCCTGCTTCGTGCCGTCGCGGAAGTCTACGCCTGTAAGGACTCTCAAGAAAAGTTCCTGCACGACTTTGTCGCCGCGTGGAATAAAGTCATGAACCTTGATCGATTTGACCTCGCCTGA
- a CDS encoding Fur family transcriptional regulator, giving the protein MSNIQSRLDEILTKLRQRDFRITPQRIAILKIFLQSQDHPGIEQVYEEVKVNFPTTSLATVYKTVSLLKDIGEILEIGFTDGGKRYDGNKPYPHPHLICTQCKKISDPQVNLPDQMTTEIANASGFRIDSHQVTFFGVCPSCQKK; this is encoded by the coding sequence ATGAGTAATATTCAGTCGCGATTGGATGAAATCCTGACTAAACTTCGCCAACGCGATTTCCGTATCACACCGCAGCGCATAGCCATCCTCAAGATATTTCTTCAGAGTCAGGATCACCCTGGTATTGAGCAGGTCTATGAAGAAGTCAAAGTAAATTTCCCCACGACCAGTTTAGCCACGGTATATAAAACTGTCAGCCTGCTCAAAGATATCGGTGAAATCCTGGAGATTGGTTTCACGGATGGGGGAAAACGTTACGACGGCAACAAACCCTATCCTCATCCTCATCTGATCTGTACCCAATGTAAAAAGATCAGCGATCCCCAAGTCAACCTGCCAGACCAAATGACGACAGAAATCGCCAATGCAAGCGGTTTCCGCATCGATTCACACCAGGTCACGTTCTTTGGTGTCTGTCCCTCTTGTCAAAAAAAGTAG
- a CDS encoding HAMP domain-containing histidine kinase translates to MFLEYWGKKRLIFKIFVCAMVLFLVPIGVISNLTFRHLRTIKDVSLQEVRNALLTAQIDFLKNHLAQKAGKISTEFSDIRDEVHLLSALSQAILENPDNFRYRNGSHYRLDEVGDYSNPVDDGNSSLYVPRRLPSLDSLIPAMENFGSAKSPRNIPEYNTSLDSLISATESLDIILKPLVKSEPRVVLGWFIHKDLISRTYPWRDFKHLPRYPKVTSWPFYYLSDPAHNPSRQEVFTPVYTDPLTQDNMISCLSPVFVGGEQRATVGVDITVETLLKEIRQVRLTDGSSTLLMSHGEIIAASENLPLAVLGLNPTLPSAGQSLTPEFLSATGRAVVGPKRDKFGVDFVNTPELRAYVGYAQVESLGWQLFLLVPEEDLLGPVNKKAQAIFSETERIRGNFVHFLVFAVLAMASIGYVVVAHQSRGLRTLLAGIREFGRGNLTHRVRDEGTEFGDLSQALNSMAESLLVQNQKLEKANAEVEQGRKLTAVGRLAAGVAHEVNNPLATISTYTQLLLRRSDLSGEASDNLQKVMGEIDRIQLILRNFLNLSRLQKLVKTRVNPDVLVRDVVEMARHEAGAMGVELHLFLSETPADCCLDQSGFKQILWNLLGNAIASQTEAGQVLIRTSYILSESESSVFILEVEDEGPGISEEVMPHIFDPFFTTKEVGKGTGLGLAVVSSIVDGHHGRIEVQNLSPKGCRFRVIFPAGESE, encoded by the coding sequence ATGTTTCTGGAATATTGGGGGAAAAAACGCCTGATTTTCAAAATCTTCGTCTGTGCCATGGTGCTCTTTTTGGTGCCGATCGGAGTGATATCCAATCTTACTTTCCGGCACCTGCGCACAATCAAGGATGTTTCGCTTCAGGAGGTCAGAAATGCGCTACTCACAGCACAAATTGACTTTTTAAAAAACCACCTGGCGCAAAAAGCGGGAAAAATTTCCACGGAATTTTCAGATATCCGCGATGAGGTGCATCTGCTTAGCGCTTTGTCCCAGGCTATTTTGGAAAATCCGGACAATTTTCGGTATCGGAATGGCAGTCATTACCGGTTGGATGAGGTTGGTGATTACTCCAACCCGGTAGATGACGGAAATTCAAGTCTGTATGTCCCCCGGCGGCTGCCCTCATTGGATTCGCTGATTCCAGCGATGGAAAATTTCGGTAGCGCGAAGTCACCACGAAATATTCCAGAGTACAATACCTCGCTTGATTCGTTGATTTCGGCAACTGAAAGTTTGGATATTATCCTCAAGCCTTTGGTGAAATCAGAGCCACGGGTGGTTCTTGGATGGTTTATTCATAAAGATCTCATCAGTCGCACTTACCCATGGCGGGATTTCAAGCATCTACCTCGCTACCCAAAGGTAACCTCCTGGCCTTTCTACTATCTTTCAGATCCTGCGCATAATCCCTCGAGGCAAGAGGTTTTTACTCCGGTCTACACCGATCCGTTGACGCAGGATAATATGATTTCCTGCTTATCTCCGGTCTTTGTCGGCGGGGAGCAACGCGCCACCGTTGGTGTTGATATCACCGTAGAAACTCTGCTCAAGGAGATTCGCCAGGTTCGTTTGACCGATGGCTCGAGCACCCTGCTCATGTCGCATGGTGAGATAATCGCTGCCTCTGAGAATCTACCCCTCGCCGTCCTTGGTTTGAATCCCACGCTACCTTCCGCTGGCCAGTCTCTTACGCCTGAGTTCCTTTCCGCAACAGGTCGGGCGGTCGTGGGGCCGAAGCGAGATAAGTTTGGCGTAGATTTCGTTAATACCCCAGAGTTAAGAGCTTATGTGGGATATGCCCAAGTCGAATCGTTAGGTTGGCAGCTTTTTCTTTTGGTTCCAGAAGAGGACCTGCTCGGCCCGGTGAATAAAAAAGCTCAAGCAATATTTTCAGAAACTGAGCGAATTCGGGGAAACTTCGTGCATTTTCTGGTTTTTGCCGTCCTCGCAATGGCAAGCATCGGCTATGTGGTGGTGGCCCACCAGTCTCGCGGGCTGCGCACCCTCCTGGCCGGCATTCGCGAATTCGGCCGCGGCAACCTTACCCACAGGGTCCGCGATGAAGGGACTGAGTTTGGCGACCTCAGCCAGGCCCTAAACTCCATGGCGGAGAGCCTTCTCGTGCAAAATCAGAAACTTGAAAAGGCAAACGCTGAAGTTGAACAGGGGCGCAAACTTACAGCTGTTGGTCGTCTGGCGGCCGGGGTGGCGCATGAGGTCAATAACCCTCTGGCGACCATCTCGACCTATACACAGCTCTTGCTGCGGCGTTCGGACCTTTCCGGTGAAGCCTCCGATAATTTGCAAAAAGTCATGGGTGAAATTGATCGCATACAACTAATATTGCGTAATTTCCTGAATCTCTCCCGTTTGCAGAAATTAGTAAAAACCAGAGTTAATCCGGATGTCCTGGTACGAGATGTTGTCGAGATGGCCAGGCATGAAGCGGGTGCCATGGGGGTTGAGTTGCACCTGTTTCTCAGTGAAACCCCAGCGGATTGTTGTCTCGATCAGTCAGGCTTCAAGCAGATATTATGGAATCTATTGGGCAACGCCATCGCTTCTCAGACAGAGGCGGGACAGGTGCTGATTCGGACCAGCTACATTTTATCTGAAAGTGAATCATCCGTATTCATCCTTGAGGTCGAAGACGAGGGGCCAGGGATTTCGGAAGAGGTGATGCCGCATATCTTTGACCCCTTCTTTACGACCAAGGAGGTGGGGAAGGGGACGGGGCTTGGTCTGGCCGTTGTCAGCAGCATTGTTGACGGTCACCATGGCAGAATTGAGGTCCAAAACCTGAGCCCCAAAGGGTGCCGATTTCGCGTGATATTTCCTGCAGGAGAGAGTGAATGA
- a CDS encoding sigma-54-dependent transcriptional regulator — MSTVARPRILVVDDDKALLEALVQALRQMGYEVLGEHDPLKGLVGIGSWDPDVVIFDLKMPGMDGLELLRRALLIEPELPVLLLTAHATIETAVQAVRNGAYDFLEKPFDLTKIELTLQQALNYRGQKRRYQLLAETTARIGTFEGIVGESAAIREVIEAVTAVAETDSTVLVTGESGTGKELVARAVHVSGSRKEKPFITVDCAAIPDSLLESELFGHVKGAFTGAYRERAGYFEAAADGTVFLDEIGEIPHVLQKKLLRVLQEKTFSRVGESRQRTSEARIVAATNRNLEKWVAEGGFREDLFYRLKVIEIPVPPLRERSEDIPLLVQHYLGRLNRKLNRKIQTVSPEVMAIFQRYPWPGNIRELVHLLEQIMTFHNPERLDPLHLPAYLRSDSISALPPESYASLKEKLLAEVGIEYFRKLLGYYRGNVTRVAEHAGLNRRHLSRLLQHLGLDPALFRK, encoded by the coding sequence ATGAGTACTGTTGCCCGTCCCCGAATTCTGGTGGTTGATGATGATAAGGCCTTGCTTGAGGCGCTGGTTCAGGCATTGAGGCAGATGGGTTATGAGGTGCTTGGCGAACACGATCCCTTAAAAGGCTTGGTTGGAATCGGTTCCTGGGATCCAGATGTCGTAATCTTTGATCTCAAAATGCCGGGGATGGATGGTCTAGAGTTGTTACGCCGAGCACTCCTGATCGAGCCTGAACTGCCGGTCTTGCTCCTGACCGCACACGCGACGATAGAGACTGCTGTTCAGGCAGTGCGCAATGGGGCCTATGATTTTCTGGAAAAACCCTTCGACCTGACCAAAATCGAATTGACTCTGCAGCAGGCCCTCAATTATCGCGGGCAAAAGCGGCGTTATCAATTGCTTGCCGAAACTACTGCCCGGATAGGGACTTTTGAAGGGATTGTCGGGGAAAGCGCCGCGATCCGCGAGGTCATTGAGGCTGTAACGGCGGTTGCCGAAACCGATTCCACGGTTCTGGTAACCGGCGAAAGCGGAACAGGTAAAGAGCTGGTCGCTCGTGCTGTCCATGTTTCGGGTTCACGTAAGGAGAAACCCTTTATTACAGTTGACTGTGCTGCCATTCCCGATTCTCTGCTGGAAAGTGAGCTGTTCGGGCACGTCAAGGGCGCCTTTACCGGCGCATATCGAGAGCGGGCGGGCTATTTCGAAGCTGCAGCTGACGGTACTGTTTTCCTTGACGAGATTGGTGAGATCCCTCATGTCCTCCAAAAAAAACTGTTGCGGGTCCTGCAGGAAAAAACCTTTTCGCGCGTCGGAGAATCCCGACAACGAACCTCCGAAGCACGGATCGTGGCCGCGACCAACCGGAATCTTGAAAAATGGGTGGCAGAGGGTGGGTTTCGCGAGGATCTCTTCTACCGGCTCAAGGTGATCGAAATCCCTGTCCCCCCCTTGCGTGAGCGGTCGGAGGATATCCCCTTGTTGGTTCAACATTACCTCGGCCGACTCAACCGCAAGCTGAATCGTAAGATTCAGACGGTTAGCCCTGAAGTTATGGCTATTTTTCAACGCTATCCCTGGCCTGGAAATATCCGGGAACTGGTCCACCTGCTTGAGCAGATCATGACCTTCCATAATCCGGAAAGACTTGATCCTCTTCATCTTCCGGCTTATTTGCGCAGCGACTCTATTTCGGCATTGCCCCCTGAATCTTATGCCAGCCTCAAAGAGAAATTACTCGCCGAAGTGGGCATCGAGTACTTCAGAAAACTGCTCGGTTATTATCGGGGCAATGTGACACGCGTAGCCGAGCACGCTGGGCTCAACCGCAGACATCTAAGTCGGTTGTTGCAGCATCTTGGCCTCGATCCCGCCCTTTTTCGTAAATAA